gagcaaattctcatttatataaagcctaactacatcgaatgaattgatccttctatctgtgacaatatagaagagatcatcgaaccatatacttatatattaaaTATACACCAGAAGTAAAGTGAACTAAAACAgctctttactctactacaatgaatagccacggcgaacaagaccctattcaacatTATCTCATATTCAAATAAAGACCTTTTCCAGCTCGATGCTACTTGTTTACTAATTTTGGATTAATTTAAAGATTTTTGTAAATTCCATTCAGTATTCCTAGCGTTGCTTTTGTATAAGTTGATATTTCTTAATGGGATTCAAAAGGTGAATATAAAACACCTCAGTTCAAGTAttctgttgaatagggtcttgctcgccgtggctattcattgtagtagagtaaagagatgttttagttcaggtatgacttctggtatatacttaatatataagtatatggttcgatgatctcttctatattgtaacagatagaaggatcaattcattcgatgtagttaggctttatatacgtgagaatttgctcagagtcaatggtgtgacttttcactttctcactgtggtggatactttcacacttgtggcatcgttatttgtctcgttaacatttgtgtcttttatcaagtgtgtgtgtcctgtttatgcctatgatgatatcttatcatccttatcatagtcattttctatatccagcagaTAAAATTACAAAGCTTCAACTACTGTTATCAATACTACATTCGAGCAGCAACTGTCTATTCGGGATATTCGGGTGGCTCATACCTAGTACGACCTCAGCACCGGACTGCCCATCGCCCAGTAGCTGTACCCTTCTCCCCTTGATGATTTGGATTGGTGTCATCGCTCTCAAGGGCAATGACTCTGATagttccttcaaagcgtaTATTTGGACAAGGCTCTCCGCAACCAAGATCAAatacttttcaaaaataagGGCTCCCGTACAACAAAAGTCCAAAACCAATATGTCAGTTTCCCAGTTTGCTATTTCACCGTACTTATTGATGCGGACTATGGCCTGGTCATAAACAATGAGGTATTCCTTCAATGTCTCGTGGAGTGGCACAAAAGATATAGGATTTGCCTTGCACAGTGCTATATCTCTTTTCACCCTTTTGATCATCTTCCCCTTCGATAAACCTTTGCTAGGAGAGGAATCGCCGGATGGCAATATaatgttcttctcctttaACTGGGCTAGGATACCATCATCGTTATAGAACGTGGGTAAGGTTATaccttcatcatcaaaatcaCTCTGATAAAACAGGACTCCTTTGTTAGTGCACACCACAAAACAGGTTTTAAACGTGACAATCTTACTCACAACTGTGTTGTTGAGAGAAACAGAGGATCCAGGTAGTTTGTATTCCTTAtactctttgaacagtttcaacgCTTTTgacaattgatcaaattCGGGCGTCAACACATGAATCTTGTTCTTTCGCTCGTAAAATAAATGCTTGGAGCTGCTAAAGTCTTCCGcaaatttgaaacagcTTACTTTATCGCGAATAACAACACCGACCACGGTATTGTCATGTAAGTACCGCTCGCTGTGATAATATGCGCCCAGGATGCTCGGAATACTGAAGTAAATCAGATTCTTATTATCTAGGACAAAGACAAGGCCGAGCTTATGATTGACCTCAAGCATGGTTGCACAGGAACATTGTATTACTTTCCTGAGCTTGTTGTCTATCCCATTTTCCAACCGAATCAGTATGCCATAGTTACATGCCACCATCAAAAAGGTCTTCCCCTCGTGCCTTATCGTGGACGTTGTCAACAAATTTGCTACAAGGGGGAACCCGAATATTTTGTCACTGTTACCACGGGACTCGTATTTCTGCAATGCTTTGTCAATTTCCGAACCATCTATTGTCATGGGGAGGTTTACTGGTGCGTCTTTATCAGAATACGCAAACTGTGAACTTAGCGCTTCAAATTGGATAGCGGAAGACATTTTAGACTTACGAGCTTTGAATGCAGAAATGATCGCATCGATCCAacctcttttttcctttacATTCGCTGCcagaagagaaacagattcGTTCGTCGCTGTGTTTCgaattttgaagttcagctcttcttcatctgGATTTTTGTTCGAAATACCTGTATGAGTTTTCACGTCTTTCTCACTATGTATTGTGCGACCCACGGCTGCACTCAACAGATGCGGTCTTCCTGAACCCATCGGTGAAGTCAAGGACTGAGGGCCCAATTTACGGGCAGAATCCAGTTGGTGATAACTATCTCCGGCAGAACTTTCTAATAGGCTGTGAATAGAGTCCACATTTACTTTTTTCTCAAGATTCAAATAGTCTAAAGGTATCGGTTTCTCGGAAAGTTTATAGACTTTTTGTCCATTTTTAACTAGCGGTTCTGTAACCAGCAAATAATTGTCCAATAGCGCGACGTACACTTTTATCGGATCTAACCACAATTCTCTCTTCTTTAAAAGATTGCCGGACCAAAAAAGCTTCCTTTCGGGATCTTCCAAAGCCAAATCAAATCCATTATTATTCGAATTTTGCTCTTGCAACGAGGTCGATATACCATCTGGCGACGAGTGGTTTGCTTTGTTAAAGTAGCCAGCGGGTGTGCTATTATTAATTTGAAGCTGTAAAGAAAATCTCACGAGTTTCCGGTGGTCGATTGCGTCACCATGTACTTTATTAACATCGGAACTCAGTTGCTCAATGTCCCTTATGACCATTTTCAAATAGTCATGGTCCTCGTTAGATACGTCTgtatttttcaatatcgAGTTTAACGTGATGGGCATGTTTTgcaaagatttgaagaacccaccaaaaaatatcaCGTCATGGTATGTTTTTGAACGGATGATCGCCGGACAATCGTCTACCTCTTTAAGCCACTTGGAGAATTGTGTAttgtgtttcttctcccACGTTATAATCTCATGGACTGTCGCCATTGCCGTCGCATACTGTAGGTACAACTCCCTTGCCTCATGACACCATTTCAGATAGATCTTGCCTATACCGTCTATAAATTTGCCCTTCGTTTTGATCTTCCAAAAGAGGGGTCCCATCAGGTACTCCTTATGAAGTTGAATCATGGGTTCAAAGATGGAAAATGCTAACTTAGAAAAGTCAGGGTCGTTTGGCAGGAAACTCGGGTCAAACCTTTTTCCGTATATTTCCACAGCAGCATTTGCCATGTTCAGGGACCGCTCCTCCAAGATAATTAAATCGAAGATAAAACTTTGTCTTTGAATCTCATGATTATCTATCTCCTTCAAGTCTTCTGGTGTCAAAGACCAGTAATCGGTCCAGAACCCCACTGATTTGTTTGTTATTTCGGACATCGGAATATCCTTCCTACTGCCCCTAGATGGACAATTTTCCGTACAAGTGTAGGAATAGCACTGGAGCGTGTGTTCCTCCTTGTCGTGGTCTTCGAATGAGTAACACTGGAGCAGCTCGGTGAAGATTCCCTGGACGTCTAGTCCCGCGATGATGATAGTCAAATCCGATccctcatcgtcatcattcTCGAACCGTACGGCCCCCTGGGTAACCAGTGATGCTATTATTCTGTCGACGTTGGAATCTATTATCTCTTGGTCGATGTTGTTGGACAGTTGGAATTCCAGTAACCTTTGTATCACTTGATAGAACTCGATTTTCCCGAAAACGAACTCGTTGAACCACTCGAAGTAAATCTTTAGAATCCACTCGTAAATGTCAGACAGTTTGTACACGGTATAGCACTGGTACAACTTATTCTCATCTAGTGCCGCTATGTTGAACGGTTTTGTTGGGGCCGTCAAACTTGGAGCCAGCTCCAGCGGTTTGCTCTTGGACAGCGAATTGAAACTACTATGGCGTGCGTTGTTCGAGTTGTTGAAAGTGTAGTTCGAATCCGAGTAATAACTCTCGATACTGTCCGACTGTTTACTGAGTTCACTAATATTCCTCAAACTAGACACCGGAGGCGGCGGTGCATCCCTTAAGAATTCCCCGTAGTCCCGCACGCTGGTTACTGTCGGGCTCGGAGAGATGGGTTCCTTTTCAAAGGGTACTTTTCTAATATGCTGTTGCGAGGGGGACACATCGGTCTCGGACTCGCCCCCGCTGAGCCATGATGACTGGGGGCTCTTTATATGTATGGTGGATCCTGATACTAGGGATGCCCTTTCCGCTTCGTCTATGTGTGCATTTATGGGTTCTCTGTGTGAGTCACCCTTCGattgtggttgtggttgctgTTTTGGATGCGGCGGTAGGGGCGGTGGTCTTCTATGCAAAGGAGTCCTATTATGTCCGTGTACGATCTGTGGTGATGCTGATCGAGGTAAGAAATCTGGTGAGCCGGCAGAAAACCCAGCTGGATGCCTTCGCGACCGATGTCGTGGCGGTGTCGACGGTGCGGCTTCAGTGAGACCGGGCGAACCGTTCACAGCCCTATTTTCGCCCAATGGGTCCCCTCGCCCTCCCTGCACCTGCGCCTCTGTTCTTTTGTGCTCCAAAAAAGATCTCCTAGTGTTTAGCGGCGGCAGTTTGGGCAAGACCACATCTTCTCCCTGGTGCGGTCTAGTATATTCCCTACTATGCCCTCTGCCGTACATCTCTATCAGTTTGACGAAAGGAATAAAAGAACCCTCCCCTTCTGTCAATTGTTTCTTTACAACTCCAAACTTTTCCAGTTATACTTCACTTCCCCTAGTAGCAACAACGGTCAATTGATTACAAATCAGACACTTCACACGGAACCCATTGGTTACGAAGAGATCAGACATCAGATACAACTTCGCTTCATCTCGAATCTCGAACGAAAGCAATCGTTGTTTCGAAGACAAACCCAGACACCACATTAGTTTGACTTGCCCATCTCCAGATTAATGGCTTGCGACGCCAGTGTTGGGATCAGGACAGAGGGCACCGCCTCAGGCCTACTAGTTCAGTCATTACCAATGTGCCCTTCCCCGGTTTTGGCTCTCTTCGCTCACGCACAAGATATACAACAAACACGTCTAAAGACCAATACACACCACGCCACACCCTCTCCTAAATGCAAGTGCTGgacaaaacaaaacacaaTAAACCAACTCAATCCATTATTAGCTAGCGTTCATACCCAGAACAACTGTTAACCTGAGCTAAATAGGTTGTAATCACGCAATGAAATTATTAAAATACAGTCTTCCTGataatttcaaaaagtcaGACTTTAGTAGACTTCGTGGCCAAGCTGGTTAAGGCGTGCGACTGTTAATCGCAAGATCGTGAGTTCAATCCTCACCGAGGtcgttatttttttgcttctttttaCTCTGGTTTACCCCACGTTCAGTATACATGGGGCCGCGACCCACCTCACCCTCGGTAGTTGATACCAACACCGTCTGCCTTACTAACTGCGGGGAGCTGCGTAACTCAACCTTCTACTCCCCTCCTTTTCAGTATGAGTGCACTGAAACAAATCACTTACTAAGAATTCAATTTACAACTATTAAAAGGGCATTTAACCATCGATACACTTTGTGGAGGGACCATACACACACCACAAACACATCCTGGACTGAATGTACGCATCACTGATTGTAAGAACAGGTGCCCCCCTGTGGGCCGGGCGGGCGAGCAGCAGGGTGATCAATGCGGTGCCGATGGCAGCGTTTAGAAGAAGCACCAGATTGTactcgcagcagcagcaatcTTCGTACAAGACAGGGTACTACTACGAAGCTACTAACAAGCGGAGGGCGAAATTGCAGCGCTGTTCGCCATGCTTGCCGCTGCGTACTATGCCACTCCGAAGCATTTGCGTCCCgatttctcgaagaaggTCAAGCAAGAGCAGACACCAAAGGAGGAACCGGTGcaagaggaacaaccagCTGAAGAACCTGTACAGGAAGAACAACCCGTTGATGTTTCATCAGAAGAGCCATCCTCTTCTGAGGAATCCACTACAGAGACTGCTGAACAGTTGGCTGAAACGGAGGAAGAGGTCAATAAAGAGGGTGCATACAATCCAGAGACCGGTGAGATTAACTGGGACTGTCCATGTCTTGGCGGGATGGCCCATGGTACCTGCGGTGAGGAGTTTAAAGAGGCGTTTGCATGCTTTGTGTACTCTGACGCAGACCCTAAGGGCATAGACTGTGTGGAAAAGTTCCAACACATGCAGGACTGCTTTAGAGCTCACCCTGAAGAATACGCAGAGCAATTaaaggacgaggaggaggcgaCCGCTGCTGCAGAGGCCGTGGGGGCCGCAGAGACCCCAGGGGAAGGTGATGGCTCCCGCGAGGATTCCACGGAATCCTTCGAGGTTGTAGCGGCTCCCGACAAGTCCCCAGAGACTGATGCCGAACCGGTGTTCCAAGAGACGGACGATATACTCTCATCCTCGGACGAATCAACGCCGGACGCTGAGCTACAAACTCCAACGGAGGAACTGGATCCAATGGAGGAGGTCGAATTGACCGAGAGTAGCTGATGGAGTTGATCAAGACCATGGGCGTTTATACCACGAGTTGGACTTCCTACTGTAAATAACAAGCTGTTACATAAGCCTACAAAACTAATTCGTATAAGAACAAAGGTTTGAATATTCCATGGGGGTCCTCCAACCACAGGATGTCGTCCTTGATGGCAATTCTTGCATTGCGACTCCCTCGCTGAACTTGGAATACAGGCACCATCGCAGAATTGTTTCTTCCGTAAGGGAGATGCGCAAATTGGTTCGAAGTCTTCTGCAACAGGTACCCGTGTTGCTCACAGTAATCCTCGAtgacctctttgaaagtcgCCGTTACTTTCCTTAGCGGGATGTTGCTTACCGTATATGCATTCGTGGCAGTGCCGTTGctctcctcgtcctcgacTACTCCAGAGAGTACGTCCCCAACGTCAAAGGTTTCGTCATGATCTGGAACACCGGAGTCAATCACACGGTACGACCGTCGTACctgttccagttcctcCACAGAGGGCAACTCCTTGCTAAACAGTTCGTTGATAAACCAGTTAAACCAGAGTTTGACATCGTCTTTACAATCCCTTTGGAAGTTTATCCAATCGAACACaaacttgttcaattcaTTGAATACCGCTTTGACCAGCAGATCGTAATCTTGCTGGGCCAATAAAATGCGGCATGATCGGATCCTCATTGCAGCGTAAAGGGAGCAAGCCTCTGCGTCTGGATCCCTATAGGTCTCCTCGACATCTAACGCCAAATTAAAATACTTGTCCCACACTTGACTCACCAATTGCTTTACAAGGTGCTTTCGACTTATATTGTCATACTCATCATTCGGTAGAATATCTCTGACAAGTTTGAACACTTCATCAGCCGGTAAAGGGTCCCTGTGATACCACTCACTAAAATACGCGGTTATCTTGGCACGCACAATCTCTTGCACAGTCGATATATCTCGTGGGGGCAATTGTCCATAGATCTCTCGTAACCAAAATTGCGGCTGCATCTGGGGATCCATAGGGTCCCAACTCTCCAAGGCAGCCACAATTTTTGGCACCATGTAGCGGTCGTAAACGTATTCGTAGCAACCgatgaacttcaaaacgtGGTCAAACTCTGCCAGAAGTGAACAAACTGTAAGCGCCTGCTGCGTATCGGAGAAAGCAACAGCTTCCCAGTGGGGCACCAACTGCGGGAACACAATCTTGAATATTGCAGACTGTGTTTTGTTCAGTCTTCCAGGTACTGTCTCTAACCTGTACGTTAGAAGTTCCACCAGGGGCAGAATCAGGTTGCGAGTTCGCTTCAATGATGCCATTGTCCCCTCGCCTGTTGGCAGGAACAAATTGTGTAGAAGTTTGTAGACCAAAAGGTCAACGACCTCATCGTCCGCAATCAGCATAATCGAATCGATTGCAGTTGTGACCTCCTCAAACTCGGAACTCGGTCCCAGCGTGTCCAGTTGTGTTTTCGCAGAACTGATTTGTGACAGATTGTCCTCCAGGGACTGCTCCTCTGCAGCTAGCAGGGGCATTCGCCGTTTCAGCAGACCCAAACGGGCCTGGGCCTCCTGCAACCTGTCCACAAGCTCGAGCAACTCCCTCTTCTTGCTCATGGGGACTCTCTCCAGAGTGCTCACACGATCTATAACCTCGGAAACATCCGCCAATTGGAGTGCCCTCAAACGCGACGCAATGGACTTCCTCTCTCGCGGAGTCAATGTCGTCGCCCCCGTCCTGGTAAACGTCACTGGGGAGGGCAGAGCGGGTCTACCGTTGCCTCTGGGCAAGTCCTCACCAGTCTCGGACTCTGACTCGGAACTCGTCTCAGAGGGGGACCCCCACCCGTCATCCTGGGACCCACGGACCCTGCCCATCAGACCACTCATCTGGCCCAACCCAACATGACCCTGTGGCCTCGCTTGCACCTCTATAGGGCTGTCAATGCCCGCACCGTCCTTCCCGAGTCCCTGGCCAGCTTTGTACCCCATCCGGGCGAGCAGAGTCGCACCGACACCGTACTGCCGCTTCAGCGACGCACTCGCCTGCTCGCCATCCTGCGTGGGCCGCTGTCGTTTGCCCTGCATCCCGCGACTAGTCTAGTAGCGTTGTTCATGTGTCTCTATGTATCacaagctcatcgcatctTCAATTGAACCAACCGTTAAACAACGACGTTACTACACCAGAAGACGAGATGCTGGGACGTGGATCCCCCGGTACTGTCGCAGGCGACGCTGGAACAGTACTTGACGCACGCAAGGGTGACGCTGGAGGAGTCCCAAGGGCTGTGCAAGGAGGTATACCGGCGCATCCGGAGTTTGCAGTCCAACTGGCGGGCCTGGAGGGACAAATGGGCGTCCTGTCGGTTCCTCGTGGATGGGGTTGGTCAGCAGGCGGACTTCCTGGTGCAGTCTGTGCTCAAGGGTGGCATCGAGGGGAAGTTGATCAGGGATCAGTGGAATGCTGGTGTTTTGGGGTACGTCTTGTGTCGGATTTACAAAGGTGGCAAGACAAGATTGACCGGGAAGTCGAACTGCTGGACTCTGTCAGGAACGAGCTGAGCTCTCCTGACGGCACGCGGGACTCAGCCGTGCTAGGGGACTACATTTCGAGGGAAAACCTTGATTTGCTGCGAGGCAGGCTCGAGGAGATCCCGACCGTCGAGACTCACATTGCAAACATCACAAACCAGTACCGCGTAATGGTCCGGaaactggaggagaagcTGCTACAGGGGAAAGTGAGGTCACTTTCCAAGTGCTTTGACAGGGATCTGGGAATAGAAAACGAGCAAGTCGCCCTACTAATGACTGAGTACCATGCGAAATTGCTTCTTCTGGAGGAAGAATTAGTAGAACTTCTTCAATCGCTGACGGACCACTTCGACAAGTGCaagctgctgttgcaattgtCCGCTTCTGGGACTGAATCGGACTCCGGCAGGAAATCCACGGATTACCTAGAGCTTCTTGAAGTGGTACAGACGGACGACAGCCAACTGGGCGCCATCACGAGGGCTCTGTGCGACACAATAGACGATATCGATGCGCACTTGCTACAGTTCCAAAAGTTGCTGGATA
The genomic region above belongs to Huiozyma naganishii CBS 8797 chromosome 2, complete genome and contains:
- the TUS1 gene encoding Rho family guanine nucleotide exchange factor TUS1 (similar to Saccharomyces cerevisiae TUS1 (YLR425W); ancestral locus Anc_4.305) is translated as MYGRGHSREYTRPHQGEDVVLPKLPPLNTRRSFLEHKRTEAQVQGGRGDPLGENRAVNGSPGLTEAAPSTPPRHRSRRHPAGFSAGSPDFLPRSASPQIVHGHNRTPLHRRPPPLPPHPKQQPQPQSKGDSHREPINAHIDEAERASLVSGSTIHIKSPQSSWLSGGESETDVSPSQQHIRKVPFEKEPISPSPTVTSVRDYGEFLRDAPPPPVSSLRNISELSKQSDSIESYYSDSNYTFNNSNNARHSSFNSLSKSKPLELAPSLTAPTKPFNIAALDENKLYQCYTVYKLSDIYEWILKIYFEWFNEFVFGKIEFYQVIQRLLEFQLSNNIDQEIIDSNVDRIIASLVTQGAVRFENDDDEGSDLTIIIAGLDVQGIFTELLQCYSFEDHDKEEHTLQCYSYTCTENCPSRGSRKDIPMSEITNKSVGFWTDYWSLTPEDLKEIDNHEIQRQSFIFDLIILEERSLNMANAAVEIYGKRFDPSFLPNDPDFSKLAFSIFEPMIQLHKEYLMGPLFWKIKTKGKFIDGIGKIYLKWCHEARELYLQYATAMATVHEIITWEKKHNTQFSKWLKEVDDCPAIIRSKTYHDVIFFGGFFKSLQNMPITLNSILKNTDVSNEDHDYLKMVIRDIEQLSSDVNKVHGDAIDHRKLVRFSLQLQINNSTPAGYFNKANHSSPDGISTSLQEQNSNNNGFDLALEDPERKLFWSGNLLKKRELWLDPIKVYVALLDNYLLVTEPLVKNGQKVYKLSEKPIPLDYLNLEKKVNVDSIHSLLESSAGDSYHQLDSARKLGPQSLTSPMGSGRPHLLSAAVGRTIHSEKDVKTHTGISNKNPDEEELNFKIRNTATNESVSLLAANVKEKRGWIDAIISAFKARKSKMSSAIQFEALSSQFAYSDKDAPVNLPMTIDGSEIDKALQKYESRGNSDKIFGFPLVANLLTTSTIRHEGKTFLMVACNYGILIRLENGIDNKLRKVIQCSCATMLEVNHKLGLVFVLDNKNLIYFSIPSILGAYYHSERYLHDNTVVGVVIRDKVSCFKFAEDFSSSKHLFYERKNKIHVLTPEFDQLSKALKLFKEYKEYKLPGSSVSLNNTVVSKIVTFKTCFVVCTNKGVLFYQSDFDDEGITLPTFYNDDGILAQLKEKNIILPSGDSSPSKGLSKGKMIKRVKRDIALCKANPISFVPLHETLKEYLIVYDQAIVRINKYGEIANWETDILVLDFCCTGALIFEKYLILVAESLVQIYALKELSESLPLRAMTPIQIIKGRRVQLLGDGQSGAEVVLGMSHPNIPNRQLLLECSIDNSS
- the ATG17 gene encoding protein kinase regulatory subunit ATG17 (similar to Saccharomyces cerevisiae ATG17 (YLR423C); ancestral locus Anc_4.300) — translated: MLGRGSPGTVAGDAGTVLDARKGDAGGVPRAVQGGIPAHPEFAVQLAGLEGQMGVLSVPRGWGWSAGGLPGAVCAQGWHRGEVDQGSVECWCFGVRLVSDLQRWQDKIDREVELLDSVRNELSSPDGTRDSAVLGDYISRENLDLLRGRLEEIPTVETHIANITNQYRVMVRKLEEKLLQGKVRSLSKCFDRDLGIENEQVALLMTEYHAKLLLLEEELVELLQSLTDHFDKCKLLLQLSASGTESDSGRKSTDYLELLEVVQTDDSQLGAITRALCDTIDDIDAHLLQFQKLLDTKTGQLDKSLFAVQEVILQFEKNVEYLTIFQDIGQLITNFKELCGQDIQLVQGLVDFFGKYRDSYDRLLQEAQRRRQLSTRMQATISECLDELQTLQDDDFTKRTKFLEQNGNYLPENIWPDQIDDFSPLFTLEYTIKKV
- the KNAG0B06490 gene encoding coiled-coil-helix-coiled-coil-helix domain-containing protein (similar to Saccharomyces cerevisiae MIA40 (YKL195W); ancestral locus Anc_4.302), coding for MLAAAYYATPKHLRPDFSKKVKQEQTPKEEPVQEEQPAEEPVQEEQPVDVSSEEPSSSEESTTETAEQLAETEEEVNKEGAYNPETGEINWDCPCLGGMAHGTCGEEFKEAFACFVYSDADPKGIDCVEKFQHMQDCFRAHPEEYAEQLKDEEEATAAAEAVGAAETPGEGDGSREDSTESFEVVAAPDKSPETDAEPVFQETDDILSSSDESTPDAELQTPTEELDPMEEVELTESS
- the SPP382 gene encoding mRNA splicing protein SPP382 (similar to Saccharomyces cerevisiae SPP382 (YLR424W); ancestral locus Anc_4.301), producing MQGKRQRPTQDGEQASASLKRQYGVGATLLARMGYKAGQGLGKDGAGIDSPIEVQARPQGHVGLGQMSGLMGRVRGSQDDGWGSPSETSSESESETGEDLPRGNGRPALPSPVTFTRTGATTLTPRERKSIASRLRALQLADVSEVIDRVSTLERVPMSKKRELLELVDRLQEAQARLGLLKRRMPLLAAEEQSLEDNLSQISSAKTQLDTLGPSSEFEEVTTAIDSIMLIADDEVVDLLVYKLLHNLFLPTGEGTMASLKRTRNLILPLVELLTYRLETVPGRLNKTQSAIFKIVFPQLVPHWEAVAFSDTQQALTVCSLLAEFDHVLKFIGCYEYVYDRYMVPKIVAALESWDPMDPQMQPQFWLREIYGQLPPRDISTVQEIVRAKITAYFSEWYHRDPLPADEVFKLVRDILPNDEYDNISRKHLVKQLVSQVWDKYFNLALDVEETYRDPDAEACSLYAAMRIRSCRILLAQQDYDLLVKAVFNELNKFVFDWINFQRDCKDDVKLWFNWFINELFSKELPSVEELEQVRRSYRVIDSGVPDHDETFDVGDVLSGVVEDEESNGTATNAYTVSNIPLRKVTATFKEVIEDYCEQHGYLLQKTSNQFAHLPYGRNNSAMVPVFQVQRGSRNARIAIKDDILWLEDPHGIFKPLFLYELVL